Proteins from a single region of Desulfobacterales bacterium:
- a CDS encoding RNA polymerase sigma factor — protein sequence MDDDKIRRLIQKAINNDNSSIESLIHEFHLKIFRMVYYRTRSKIDSDDITQDVFIKMMKNIKNLRQPEKFSQWLYKIAINTIRDFYRKKFLYSIISLSYDIHTSDDDPDAPIIAKEFWIYFEKMKKKLSKMEAEIFMLRFMDDLTIKEISEVLSKSESTIKTLLYRGIKKFQQNHEFIKLLGDGIHG from the coding sequence ATGGATGATGATAAAATTAGAAGGCTTATCCAGAAAGCTATAAATAATGATAATAGCTCCATAGAAAGCTTAATTCATGAATTTCATCTAAAAATATTTCGTATGGTTTATTATCGGACGCGTTCAAAAATAGATTCGGATGATATAACTCAAGATGTTTTTATAAAAATGATGAAAAATATAAAAAATTTACGACAGCCCGAAAAATTCAGCCAATGGCTTTATAAAATAGCTATTAATACAATACGAGATTTTTATCGGAAAAAATTTTTATATTCTATAATTTCTCTTTCCTATGATATTCATACGAGTGATGACGATCCAGATGCTCCGATAATTGCCAAAGAGTTTTGGATTTATTTTGAAAAAATGAAAAAAAAGCTTTCAAAAATGGAAGCTGAAATTTTTATGCTTAGATTTATGGACGATTTAACAATCAAAGAAATCAGTGAAGTTTTAAGCAAAAGTGAGAGTACAATAAAAACTCTTTTGTATAGAGGAATTAAAAAATTTCAACAAAATCATGAATTTATTAAATTATTAGGAGATGGAATTCATGGATAA
- a CDS encoding RNA-binding transcriptional accessory protein has translation MNEKHIDIIAEELSLKIRQVTAVAELLSEGSTIPFIARYRKEATGSLDEVVIASIRDKLHYLKEFDDRRETILKSLEQHGHLTDELKEKVLAAKTIPELEDIYLPYKPKRKTRASVAREKGLEPLALLLLEQNGIDIIKTAESFIDEEKGVDSSEKALSYARDIIAEIVNEDQTARSKVRNLFATQGIITSKVIAGKEEEGVKYKDYFEWQESVADVPSHRILAMKRGEKEEILSLDISPDPNEAIQILEDIFVTSDKEDSQQVKMSIADCYKRLLSRSMETEIRVSLKERADTEAIRIFGDNLRHLLLASPLGSKRVMGIDPGYRTGCKVVCIDPQGKLLHNETIYPHTSDFKSKEAAESINKLCKDFAIEAIAIGNGTAGRESETFIKKVCKNKNIKIIMVNESGASVYSASEIAREEFPDHDVTVRGSVSIARRLMDPLAELVKIDPKSIGVGQYQHDVDQTALKQSLDDVVISCVNLVGVDLNTASAQLLSYISGLGNSLAKNIVTFRNKNGAFMSRQKLLDVPRLGPKAFEQAAGFLKIRNGENPLDGSAVHPESYHIVSKMAKDLGCEIKELMDDKNLIKKINISKYVTETVGLPTLKDIIDELAKPGRDPREEFEEFSFAQGVEKIEDLITGMKLPGIVTNVAAFGVFVDIGVHQDGLIHISELSDQYVKDPAEIVKVGQKVNVSVIAVDTARNRISLSMKSVKGDETKSKPEKKQDAASHKGQKKKQGNQPFNNPFANFFDNKRL, from the coding sequence ATGAATGAGAAACACATTGACATTATCGCTGAAGAACTTTCGTTAAAAATCAGACAAGTAACCGCTGTAGCCGAGCTTTTATCTGAAGGATCGACTATTCCTTTTATAGCTCGTTATAGAAAAGAAGCAACTGGAAGCCTTGATGAAGTTGTAATAGCTTCAATCAGGGATAAACTGCATTATTTGAAAGAGTTTGATGATAGAAGGGAAACTATATTGAAATCCCTTGAACAGCATGGACATTTAACTGATGAATTAAAAGAAAAAGTTTTAGCCGCAAAAACAATTCCAGAGCTTGAAGATATTTACCTGCCCTATAAGCCTAAACGTAAAACAAGAGCCTCTGTAGCAAGGGAAAAAGGCCTTGAACCTCTTGCATTATTGCTATTAGAACAAAACGGTATAGACATTATTAAAACGGCTGAAAGTTTTATTGATGAAGAAAAAGGAGTTGATTCTTCTGAAAAAGCTTTATCTTATGCAAGAGATATTATCGCTGAAATAGTCAATGAAGACCAGACCGCAAGAAGTAAAGTTCGTAATTTATTCGCAACACAAGGCATAATAACAAGTAAAGTTATAGCTGGAAAAGAAGAAGAAGGCGTAAAATACAAGGATTATTTTGAGTGGCAGGAATCTGTTGCTGATGTTCCGTCCCATAGAATACTCGCAATGAAGAGGGGCGAAAAAGAAGAAATATTGAGCTTAGATATAAGCCCTGACCCAAATGAGGCTATCCAAATCCTCGAAGATATTTTTGTAACGAGTGACAAAGAAGATTCACAACAAGTAAAGATGTCTATTGCTGATTGCTATAAAAGACTTCTTTCAAGGTCAATGGAAACAGAAATAAGAGTTAGTCTTAAAGAAAGAGCTGACACTGAAGCAATAAGAATATTTGGCGATAATTTAAGACATCTTCTTTTAGCTTCTCCGCTTGGTTCAAAAAGAGTAATGGGGATAGATCCCGGTTATAGAACAGGATGCAAAGTTGTGTGCATCGATCCTCAGGGAAAACTCCTTCATAATGAAACAATATATCCTCATACATCCGATTTTAAATCTAAAGAAGCTGCAGAAAGTATTAATAAATTATGCAAGGATTTTGCTATCGAAGCTATCGCCATTGGGAATGGAACTGCCGGAAGAGAATCCGAAACATTCATTAAGAAGGTTTGTAAAAATAAAAATATTAAAATTATAATGGTTAATGAAAGTGGAGCTTCTGTTTATTCTGCATCTGAAATAGCACGAGAAGAATTTCCAGATCATGATGTAACAGTAAGAGGCTCCGTATCTATTGCGAGGAGATTAATGGACCCGTTAGCTGAACTTGTTAAAATTGATCCAAAATCTATTGGTGTAGGCCAATATCAGCATGATGTAGATCAAACAGCTTTAAAGCAGTCCCTTGACGATGTAGTTATAAGTTGCGTAAATCTCGTTGGAGTAGATCTTAACACAGCAAGCGCTCAACTTTTATCTTACATTTCAGGCTTAGGGAACAGTCTTGCAAAAAATATTGTTACATTTAGAAATAAAAACGGAGCCTTTATGTCCAGACAAAAATTATTGGATGTTCCGAGGCTTGGACCTAAGGCATTTGAGCAGGCTGCTGGATTTTTAAAAATCAGGAACGGAGAAAACCCTTTAGATGGAAGTGCGGTTCATCCAGAAAGCTATCATATAGTATCTAAAATGGCAAAAGATTTAGGATGCGAAATAAAAGAGCTAATGGATGATAAGAATCTTATAAAAAAAATAAATATTTCAAAGTATGTTACTGAAACTGTAGGACTTCCAACCTTAAAGGATATTATTGACGAACTCGCAAAACCTGGAAGAGATCCAAGAGAAGAATTTGAAGAATTTTCTTTTGCTCAAGGAGTTGAAAAAATAGAAGATTTAATTACCGGCATGAAGCTGCCAGGCATCGTTACAAATGTAGCAGCTTTTGGAGTTTTTGTAGATATAGGAGTTCATCAAGACGGCTTAATTCATATAAGTGAACTATCTGACCAATACGTTAAAGATCCTGCTGAAATCGTTAAAGTTGGACAAAAAGTGAATGTATCGGTAATAGCAGTTGATACTGCTCGAAATAGAATTTCATTATCCATGAAATCTGTCAAAGGAGACGAAACAAAATCTAAGCCTGAAAAAAAACAAGATGCTGCTTCCCATAAAGGCCAAAAGAAAAAACAGGGAAATCAACCTTTTAATAATCCATTTGCTAATTTTTTTGATAATAAACGATTATAA
- the gatB gene encoding Asp-tRNA(Asn)/Glu-tRNA(Gln) amidotransferase subunit GatB, protein MEFEPVIGLEVHAQLKTKTKIFCSCSTEFGAPPNTNVCPVCLGMPGVLPVLNKKVVEFAIKLSTATNCSVSRESRFARKNYFYPDLPKGYQISQYELPISKHGFIEIELENTTKKIGITRIHMEEDAGKSSHVQDRNVSLVDLNRTGVPLLEIVSEPDLRSPEEAGAYLRQLRAIVRYLDICDGNMEEGSFRCDANVSIRPKGSDKLGTRSEIKNLNSFKNVEKAIYFEINRQKFLLETGESIVQETRLWDADKAKTFSMRSKEEAHDYRYFPDPDLLPLVIENEWIESVKKDLPELPEEKKKRFTKQYAIPSYDAEVLTSSLELANYFEDCAKNFSDAKQVSNWIMVSLLGLLNSKNLTIDKSPISPEALAKLLSLIQNSTISGKIAKTVFDEMAETGKSPELIVKEKGLVQVTDESKLEEIVLKVISKNLSEVERYKKGETKLLSFFVGQIMKETKGKANPKIVNQILNDKLK, encoded by the coding sequence ATGGAATTTGAACCAGTAATAGGGCTTGAAGTTCATGCCCAGCTTAAAACAAAAACTAAAATTTTCTGTTCATGCTCAACTGAGTTTGGGGCCCCGCCTAATACTAATGTATGTCCTGTATGCCTTGGAATGCCAGGGGTTTTGCCTGTTTTAAATAAAAAAGTAGTTGAATTTGCCATTAAACTCTCTACTGCAACAAATTGTTCTGTTTCAAGAGAAAGTAGATTTGCAAGAAAAAATTATTTTTATCCCGACCTTCCTAAAGGCTATCAAATTTCCCAATATGAGCTCCCAATATCTAAACATGGTTTTATTGAAATCGAATTGGAAAATACAACAAAAAAAATAGGCATAACAAGAATACACATGGAAGAAGACGCTGGAAAATCTTCCCATGTTCAAGATAGGAATGTAAGTCTTGTTGATTTAAATAGAACTGGAGTTCCCCTTCTTGAAATTGTGAGTGAGCCTGATCTTCGTTCACCTGAAGAAGCTGGCGCTTATTTGAGGCAATTACGAGCAATTGTAAGATACCTTGATATTTGTGATGGAAATATGGAGGAAGGTAGTTTTAGATGTGATGCTAATGTATCTATACGGCCGAAAGGTTCTGATAAATTAGGAACCCGCTCTGAAATAAAAAACTTAAATTCTTTTAAAAATGTTGAAAAAGCTATTTATTTTGAAATTAATAGACAAAAATTTTTATTAGAAACAGGAGAAAGCATTGTTCAAGAAACAAGGCTTTGGGATGCTGATAAGGCAAAAACTTTTTCCATGAGGAGTAAGGAAGAAGCTCATGATTATAGGTATTTTCCTGATCCAGACCTATTGCCTTTAGTTATAGAAAATGAATGGATAGAATCAGTAAAAAAGGATTTACCCGAACTTCCTGAAGAAAAAAAGAAACGATTTACAAAGCAATACGCTATTCCATCTTATGATGCAGAGGTATTAACTTCAAGCTTGGAACTTGCTAACTATTTTGAAGACTGTGCTAAGAATTTTTCTGATGCAAAACAAGTTAGCAACTGGATAATGGTATCTCTTTTAGGCCTTTTAAATTCTAAAAATTTAACTATAGATAAATCTCCTATTTCTCCAGAAGCTCTCGCTAAACTTTTAAGCCTGATCCAGAATTCCACAATAAGCGGTAAAATAGCAAAAACAGTCTTTGATGAAATGGCAGAAACAGGTAAATCACCAGAACTTATCGTAAAAGAAAAAGGTCTTGTGCAGGTCACAGATGAATCTAAACTTGAGGAAATCGTATTAAAAGTTATTTCTAAAAATTTGTCTGAAGTTGAAAGATATAAAAAAGGAGAAACCAAATTGTTAAGCTTTTTTGTTGGGCAAATAATGAAAGAAACTAAAGGAAAGGCAAATCCAAAGATTGTTAATCAAATTCTTAATGATAAACTTAAATAA
- a CDS encoding PAS domain S-box protein — protein MDNNLNNTELLEKIKELESKLQECKKNLNLSLAKEKKWEEFFDNVEDGYFEADTNGNFIFFNNSAYKLLDFSKEDFDRDKAYNNEGIKKLCEVANEAYQKKETIKVFGIEIKRKDSESNFVDIFAFLNDKNSDILRIKGIIRNITRRKQIERELIKTKNFLENILKSSIDGVITTDLHGTIIYTTPQILNFSGYTPEEIIGQKIADSYEKGKDEAKKIMKILTEKGELSNYELKFLKKDGNKVDINLSASLVKNEKGDVIGTLGIFRDVTARKILESQLRHAQKMQAISTLTGGIAHNFNNLLMAIQGYTSLLLLKIEEDTPLHKIPEQIEFQIKKGAKLISRLMEYAKEGRHELNLINLNSLATKVSDEFSITYRNKINIKLDIDENIPMVLADDAQIEHALTNIYTNAIESMPYGGNVYIKTYKINSKKITSKRFTLEPIDYVVLSIKDTGIGIDKENIDRIFEPFFSTKDVSKGAGLGLTSAYGIISSHNGYIDIESEKNNGTVCSIYLPAC, from the coding sequence ATGGATAATAATTTAAACAATACCGAGTTATTAGAAAAAATAAAAGAGTTAGAAAGCAAGCTTCAAGAATGCAAAAAAAACTTAAATTTATCTTTAGCGAAAGAAAAAAAATGGGAGGAATTTTTTGATAATGTTGAAGACGGATATTTTGAAGCAGATACAAATGGTAATTTTATTTTTTTTAATAACTCAGCGTATAAACTATTAGACTTCTCCAAAGAAGATTTTGACAGAGACAAAGCGTATAATAATGAAGGCATAAAAAAACTTTGTGAAGTTGCAAACGAAGCTTATCAAAAAAAAGAAACTATAAAGGTATTTGGAATTGAAATTAAAAGAAAAGATAGCGAAAGTAATTTTGTGGATATTTTTGCTTTTTTAAATGATAAAAACAGCGATATATTAAGAATTAAAGGTATAATACGAAATATTACAAGAAGAAAGCAAATAGAACGTGAGTTAATAAAAACAAAAAATTTTCTTGAAAACATATTAAAAAGTTCAATAGACGGAGTAATAACAACAGACCTTCACGGAACTATAATTTACACAACTCCCCAAATACTAAATTTTTCAGGATATACCCCAGAAGAAATTATCGGACAAAAAATTGCTGATTCGTATGAAAAAGGCAAAGATGAAGCAAAAAAAATAATGAAAATATTAACCGAAAAAGGTGAATTAAGTAATTACGAATTAAAATTTTTAAAAAAAGATGGAAATAAAGTTGATATAAACCTTTCAGCGTCTCTTGTTAAAAATGAAAAGGGGGACGTTATAGGAACTCTTGGCATTTTTAGAGATGTAACGGCAAGAAAAATACTTGAATCACAATTGAGACACGCGCAAAAAATGCAGGCAATATCAACATTAACCGGTGGGATAGCCCATAATTTTAATAATTTACTTATGGCTATACAAGGATATACATCTTTGCTTCTGCTTAAAATTGAGGAAGATACTCCTCTCCATAAAATACCAGAGCAAATTGAGTTCCAAATAAAAAAAGGAGCGAAACTTATTTCACGATTGATGGAATACGCAAAGGAGGGAAGACACGAACTAAACCTAATTAACCTGAATAGTCTTGCAACAAAGGTGTCAGATGAATTTAGTATTACTTACCGAAATAAAATCAATATAAAATTAGATATCGATGAAAATATTCCTATGGTTTTAGCCGATGACGCACAAATAGAACATGCTTTAACAAATATTTACACTAATGCCATAGAATCTATGCCCTATGGCGGAAATGTTTATATAAAAACTTATAAAATAAATAGTAAAAAAATAACAAGTAAACGTTTCACTCTTGAGCCTATAGATTATGTGGTTTTATCCATTAAAGATACAGGGATTGGAATTGATAAAGAAAATATTGACCGTATATTTGAGCCTTTTTTTTCCACAAAAGACGTGAGTAAAGGCGCTGGGCTTGGGCTTACTTCCGCTTATGGCATAATTTCTTCCCATAACGGATATATAGATATTGAATCTGAAAAAAATAATGGTACTGTATGTTCAATATATCTTCCAGCTTGCTAA
- a CDS encoding U32 family peptidase — MNEKTKIQPFILAPAGCKDSFLAAIAAEADAIYCGLKNFSARMEAENFTIEELKSFALLSKSKGIEVYITLNSIVKPDEIESAGRILDQLNTHVKPNAIIIQDLCFIELAKQVGYKGDIHLSTLANVSFPMGLKTVSELSKVSCVVVPRELTIDEIKSMAEECPKNLKIETFVHGALCYGVSGRCYWSSYLGGKSGLRGRCVQPCRRIYTQGQNSKKFFSPLDLSLDVLTKLLADIPQVKALKIEGRKKGPHYVYYVTQAYKLLRDRHKDPNQRKLALSYLSYAFSRKGSHYNFLSHKKVNPINVEEQTGSGLFIGKIKGGKQQSYITANIPLFPGDILRIGYEDESFHKIHKVTINIPKYGKLVIKLNTYLPSEIPVFLIDRKEKELVNTCLSLSNELEKFTNLNPSNFKVKSIQRIKKRLISPIKIDLFRDPPFKNSDSTATWISQDILNYNSKSGLSKTWMWLPPVIWPEDEKEIVQMIDKAIHIGCTRYVLNSPWQISFFKGKNNINIWAGPFCNITNQLAIETLANLGFKGVIVSPELGKKDYYLLANHSCLPLGIIISGNWPLSISRIVSDNAKLEKFLKSPKGEDFWIKKYDKNYWIFPNWMIDFSSEKTMLEQAGYSMFVNIKESLPYGINFKKRPGKWNLDIDLR; from the coding sequence ATGAACGAAAAAACTAAAATTCAACCTTTTATTCTTGCTCCTGCCGGATGCAAAGATTCTTTTTTAGCCGCAATAGCCGCTGAAGCTGATGCTATTTATTGCGGGCTTAAAAATTTTTCAGCTCGGATGGAAGCTGAAAATTTTACAATTGAAGAGCTTAAATCTTTTGCTTTACTATCTAAAAGTAAAGGAATTGAAGTTTATATTACTTTAAATTCAATTGTAAAACCCGATGAAATTGAATCTGCCGGCAGGATACTTGACCAATTAAACACCCATGTTAAGCCTAATGCTATTATCATCCAAGATTTATGTTTTATAGAGCTCGCCAAACAAGTAGGCTACAAGGGAGATATCCACTTATCTACACTTGCGAATGTTAGCTTTCCAATGGGGCTTAAAACCGTATCAGAATTATCAAAAGTTAGCTGTGTAGTCGTCCCAAGAGAGCTTACAATTGACGAAATTAAATCTATGGCTGAAGAATGCCCTAAAAATCTTAAGATCGAAACCTTTGTTCACGGAGCTTTATGTTACGGAGTATCAGGCAGATGTTATTGGAGCAGTTATTTAGGCGGTAAAAGTGGTCTTAGGGGTAGATGCGTTCAACCTTGCAGAAGAATATATACTCAAGGACAAAATTCAAAAAAATTTTTTTCGCCCCTTGATTTAAGTCTTGATGTCTTAACTAAGCTTTTAGCCGATATTCCCCAAGTCAAAGCTCTAAAAATAGAGGGCAGAAAAAAAGGACCCCATTACGTATATTATGTAACGCAGGCTTATAAACTCTTAAGGGACCGCCATAAAGATCCAAACCAAAGGAAATTAGCTCTTTCATATTTGTCCTATGCTTTTTCAAGAAAAGGAAGTCATTACAATTTTTTATCCCATAAAAAAGTAAACCCAATCAATGTTGAAGAACAGACTGGCTCAGGGCTTTTTATTGGTAAAATTAAAGGCGGAAAGCAACAATCTTATATTACGGCAAATATACCACTTTTCCCCGGAGATATTCTTCGTATAGGTTATGAAGATGAATCCTTTCATAAAATCCATAAAGTCACTATAAATATTCCAAAATATGGAAAATTAGTTATTAAACTCAATACATATTTACCTTCAGAAATCCCTGTTTTTTTAATAGATCGAAAAGAAAAAGAACTGGTAAATACTTGTTTAAGTCTCTCAAATGAGCTTGAAAAATTTACTAATCTTAATCCTTCAAATTTTAAAGTTAAATCTATACAAAGAATTAAAAAAAGATTAATATCACCCATAAAAATAGATTTATTTAGGGATCCACCTTTTAAAAATTCTGATTCCACAGCGACTTGGATTTCCCAAGATATCTTAAACTATAATTCGAAATCAGGTTTATCTAAAACATGGATGTGGCTGCCTCCAGTTATTTGGCCTGAAGACGAAAAAGAAATTGTTCAAATGATTGATAAGGCTATACATATTGGATGTACAAGATATGTTCTAAATTCACCTTGGCAAATTTCTTTTTTTAAAGGGAAAAACAATATAAATATATGGGCTGGGCCTTTTTGTAATATAACAAATCAGCTTGCAATAGAAACTCTTGCAAATTTAGGATTTAAAGGCGTAATTGTCAGTCCTGAGCTTGGCAAAAAAGACTATTATTTGCTTGCAAACCATAGCTGTCTCCCTTTAGGCATAATTATTTCTGGTAACTGGCCATTATCTATATCGCGAATAGTTTCAGATAATGCCAAGTTAGAAAAATTTTTAAAAAGCCCCAAAGGAGAAGATTTTTGGATAAAAAAATATGATAAAAATTATTGGATTTTTCCAAATTGGATGATAGATTTTTCATCTGAAAAAACTATGCTTGAGCAAGCAGGATATTCAATGTTTGTAAATATTAAAGAATCTTTGCCTTATGGGATTAATTTTAAAAAAAGACCTGGAAAATGGAACTTAGATATTGATCTAAGGTAA
- a CDS encoding transcriptional regulator, translated as MPNITIDYKKTVTNRLKKDSDFSVALLDEAISLFLNGEPETARIILKDIINATIGFEKLSLETEKPSKSLHRMLSANGNPTMDNLAKIINILRQSFNINIEVHAVPC; from the coding sequence ATGCCTAACATTACTATAGACTATAAAAAAACAGTAACTAATAGACTTAAAAAGGATTCAGATTTTTCCGTAGCACTACTTGATGAAGCTATTTCTCTTTTTCTTAATGGAGAACCTGAAACAGCTCGAATTATCTTAAAAGATATTATAAATGCAACTATAGGGTTTGAAAAACTTTCTCTTGAAACAGAGAAACCAAGTAAAAGTCTACATCGTATGCTATCAGCTAATGGAAATCCTACGATGGACAATTTAGCTAAAATTATTAATATACTGCGTCAATCTTTTAATATAAATATTGAAGTCCATGCAGTTCCTTGTTAA
- a CDS encoding type II toxin-antitoxin system RelE/ParE family toxin, translating to MKIREYIRKDGSNPYQKWFDSLDPIAAAKITVAKARLELGNTSNIKWFDGIGEYKIDWGPGYRIYLAKEGKDTIILFGGGVKKKQQNDINMAKKLYSEYKDRIKTQII from the coding sequence ATGAAAATTCGAGAATATATTAGAAAAGATGGTTCAAACCCATATCAGAAATGGTTTGACAGTTTAGATCCAATTGCAGCGGCAAAAATAACCGTAGCAAAAGCTCGTCTGGAGTTAGGAAATACTTCCAATATCAAATGGTTTGATGGTATTGGTGAATATAAAATTGATTGGGGACCAGGATATAGAATTTATTTAGCCAAGGAAGGAAAAGATACTATCATTCTATTTGGAGGAGGCGTAAAGAAAAAACAGCAAAATGATATTAACATGGCAAAAAAACTATATTCGGAATATAAAGATCGGATAAAAACTCAAATAATATGA
- the purB gene encoding adenylosuccinate lyase, whose protein sequence is MDEITAISVIDGRYRKLTEELSEIFSEFGLIKFRVHVEINWLKFLLKELKLSEINDSEIKLIDSINENFKIEDAKKIKDIEKITNHDVKAVEYFIKNKLSDMGLDRIKEWVHFSCTSEDISNASYAIMLKMGQEKIITILEKLLEKLESIALQYKSVSMMSRTHGQPASPTTMGKEFINFAWRLSDEIKCLKNIEVQAKINGATGNYNAHYFVFPEIDWISASKKFLHDYLGLSPVLFTTQINPYSYISKLLHSMTRISSIVIDLNRDMWGYISFGYFIQKIKEGEVGSSTMPHKVNPIDFENSEGNLGLSIPMMEHLAVKLLNSRFQRDLTDSTVLRNIGSIFGYFLIGIKNCMRGLNKIEINNKKIEEDLSENLELLAEPIQTAMRMFGEPDPYEKLKALTRGKKITMDELAIFIESLSLVPNAFKEKMKNLRVDKYMGLAEQLIDTYFAEKN, encoded by the coding sequence ATGGATGAAATAACGGCTATATCTGTGATTGATGGAAGATATAGAAAACTTACAGAAGAATTAAGTGAAATTTTTTCAGAATTTGGACTTATAAAATTTAGAGTTCATGTTGAAATTAACTGGCTTAAATTCCTTTTAAAAGAGCTTAAACTATCTGAAATTAATGATTCGGAAATTAAACTAATTGATTCTATAAATGAAAATTTTAAAATTGAAGATGCAAAAAAAATAAAAGACATTGAAAAAATTACTAACCATGACGTTAAAGCTGTAGAATATTTTATAAAAAATAAACTTTCAGACATGGGTTTAGACAGGATAAAGGAATGGGTGCATTTTTCATGCACTTCTGAAGATATAAGCAATGCGTCCTATGCTATTATGTTAAAAATGGGACAAGAAAAAATAATTACAATATTGGAAAAACTTCTTGAAAAATTAGAGAGTATAGCTCTTCAATATAAATCCGTATCAATGATGTCAAGAACTCACGGACAGCCAGCTTCTCCTACTACAATGGGAAAAGAGTTTATCAATTTCGCATGGAGGCTTAGCGATGAAATAAAATGTCTTAAAAATATTGAAGTTCAAGCAAAAATCAACGGAGCAACAGGTAATTATAACGCCCATTATTTTGTATTTCCAGAAATAGACTGGATAAGCGCCAGCAAAAAATTTCTTCATGATTATTTAGGGTTATCCCCGGTTCTTTTTACAACGCAAATTAATCCTTACAGCTATATATCAAAGCTTCTCCATTCAATGACTCGTATAAGTTCAATCGTTATTGACCTTAATAGGGATATGTGGGGATATATTTCCTTTGGATATTTTATACAAAAAATTAAAGAGGGTGAAGTCGGTTCTTCAACTATGCCCCATAAAGTCAATCCAATAGATTTTGAAAACAGTGAAGGAAATCTTGGTTTATCCATACCAATGATGGAACATCTTGCTGTAAAGCTCCTTAATTCAAGATTTCAAAGGGACTTAACTGACAGCACAGTGCTTAGGAATATTGGTTCAATATTCGGATATTTTCTTATAGGAATAAAGAATTGTATGAGAGGTCTTAATAAAATTGAAATTAATAACAAAAAAATTGAAGAAGATTTGTCCGAGAATCTTGAACTTTTAGCAGAGCCAATTCAAACTGCAATGAGGATGTTTGGAGAGCCTGACCCTTACGAAAAACTTAAAGCTTTAACAAGGGGCAAAAAAATTACTATGGATGAACTTGCTATTTTTATTGAGTCCCTTTCATTAGTTCCAAACGCATTTAAAGAAAAAATGAAAAATTTACGAGTTGATAAATACATGGGTCTTGCTGAACAACTTATTGATACTTATTTTGCGGAAAAAAATTGA
- a CDS encoding LysM peptidoglycan-binding domain-containing protein, with protein MKEEKHKKKAIRFFQNLKKPETPFMIIGVIIVGVILILEIFIPSQSKSVSENKSSEMAAKIENIEKIIEQITAISEKVSSLEQKIKKFSETAETFEKFEATTSIKLEYLTKDVTALKEKQISNNNNNNNNNIVTHTPSEPVVVPDILPSTPLKKEPKYHVVSGGETLFSISRKYGITIDDLLKMNKFNQKSDIYAGQKIIVGD; from the coding sequence ATGAAGGAAGAAAAACATAAAAAAAAAGCTATCCGGTTTTTTCAAAATTTAAAAAAACCTGAAACGCCTTTCATGATTATAGGCGTTATTATAGTTGGAGTTATATTAATTCTGGAAATATTTATTCCTAGCCAAAGCAAAAGTGTATCTGAAAATAAATCAAGTGAAATGGCGGCTAAAATAGAAAATATAGAAAAAATCATTGAACAAATTACTGCCATATCTGAAAAAGTTTCTTCATTAGAACAAAAAATTAAAAAATTTAGTGAAACTGCAGAAACATTTGAAAAATTTGAAGCTACAACTTCTATTAAATTAGAATATTTAACCAAAGATGTAACAGCATTAAAAGAAAAACAAATATCTAACAATAACAATAACAATAACAACAATATTGTAACGCATACTCCATCTGAGCCCGTAGTAGTTCCTGATATTTTACCTTCAACTCCCCTAAAAAAAGAACCAAAATATCACGTTGTATCTGGAGGAGAAACTCTTTTTAGTATAAGTAGGAAATACGGTATAACTATAGATGACTTACTTAAAATGAATAAATTCAATCAAAAATCTGACATATACGCTGGTCAAAAAATTATAGTTGGGGATTAA
- a CDS encoding cytoplasmic protein, producing the protein MHSHNFVDKYKGFVAFGFDRATDENTLMYYLQKFSDDTLLNVLIKKMADTELEEIFELVSKYLKKYLTEEEYHKLFLKDDNY; encoded by the coding sequence ATGCATTCTCATAATTTTGTTGATAAATATAAGGGTTTTGTTGCCTTTGGTTTTGATAGAGCAACTGATGAAAATACATTAATGTATTATCTTCAAAAATTTTCTGATGATACATTACTGAATGTCTTAATAAAAAAAATGGCAGATACTGAGCTTGAAGAAATATTTGAGCTTGTAAGTAAGTATTTAAAAAAATACTTGACAGAAGAAGAATATCATAAACTTTTTTTAAAAGATGATAATTATTAG